A stretch of DNA from Planococcus antarcticus DSM 14505:
TTTTTCATATTCGCGTTTTCCAGATGAAACTTTCCTGCCTCCTTGCCATCTTCTTCTATAACCGGTAAATAAAACATCAACTCTTCACGTTTATCCATATACATCCCCTCCTCTATTTTCTGCACATAGACAACAGCATTGAAAATGAAATCTTACTGTCACAATACCCGTTATTTTGAATTTTAATAACTGAAAAAAGACAAATAAAAAAAGCACTCCGCAGAGTACTTTTATTTTTTAGCTGGTTTGCCAGGTTTAGTTGACGCTTTATTCATTTGAGCCATCATTTGGTTGATTTTCTTTTGAGACGGTTTTTGTCCCATTTGCATCATCATGATTCGCAGCATTTCTTCATTGATTGGTGGGTTATCTTGCAAATATTTCATCATATATCGACGTGCGATAAAGAATCCAAGTGCAACACCTGCGAGTAAAGCCACGATAACGATTACGATCCAGATCCATGTATCCATTCTTGTTACCTCCTTCGTGTTGCGTAAATAAGTAATGCACCACAATGGATTATACTATAAAAAAAGATTTGTGACCATAAGCAGGAAAATAATAGAGAGAAATTTTACTTAGAGTAGGGATTTTCCCAACTCCATTGAGTAGTAATTGATCCTTATCCTTTAAAAAGCGAAAAAATGGAGGCATCCAATGCCTCCATTCTACAATTTAGTTTTCGTTGATTAAGTCTTTCACTTTACTTGCTACATTGTCAGCAGTGAAACCGAGCTCTTCCATAATACGGTCGCCCGGTGCACTTGCGCCGAAACGGTCGATTGCCAGAATGTCACCTTCATCACCAGTGTAGCGATCCCAACCGAATGAAGTACCAACTTCAATAGCCAGACGTTTTTTAACTGTTTTTGGAATAACAGATTGCTTATATTCCTTATCCTGTTTTTCGAAACGATCCCATGACGGCATAGACACAACAGATACTGAAATTCCTTCTTCAGCTAATTGTTTCTGTGCCTCTACAGCCAAACTTACTTCGGAGCCAGTCGCCAGCAATAACGCCTGTGGATTTTTAGCAGGTGATACGACATATGCACCTTTTTCCACACCCACTTCAGCAAGTTCAGCACTATTTTCCAAAATCGGCAAGTCCTGACGTGAAAGCACCAATAAAGTCGGAGTAGTTTTAGCTGTTAGCGCTAAACGCCAAGCCGCTTTCGTTTCATTGGCATCGGCAGGTCGGACAACGCTCAAGTTTGGCATTGCACGAAGAGAAGCTAATTGTTCGACAGGTTCATGAGTTGGGCCATCTTCCCCTACTGCTACGCTGTCATGTGTGAAGACATAAGTCACAGGAAGTCCCATCAATGCAGCCAAACGGATCGCCGGACGTACATAATCACTAAAGACGAAGAAAGTTCCGCCGAAGACATGAAGGCCTCCGTGAAGAGCCATGCCATTCAAGGCAGTGCCCATCGCAAATTCACGGACACCGAACCAGATGTTGCGGCCTTCAGGATGTTCAGCATCAAAGTCACCAGCATCTTTGATGTTTGTTTTATTGGATCCAGCAAGATCGGCACTGCCGCCGAAGAAGGAAGGAACCGTTTTCGCGATTGCGTTGATCATATCTCCAGAAGAAGAACGGGTTGCCTGCTTTTTACCAACTTCATAAGTAGGGAAATCAGCATCAAAGTTTTCTGGAAGTTCGCCGCGGATCGCCATCTGCAATTGCTCAGCCAACTCTGGGTGTGCTGATTTGTATCGTGCATACAATTCGTTCCATTCAGACTCGGCTTTTGCACCAAGCTCTTCCGTTGCCTGTTCGAATGTTTCATACACTTCTTCAGGCACATGGAAGTCTCTATCAAAAGTCCACTCGTAATATTCTTTAACTAATTTCATTTCATCTTCGCCAAGTGGTGCGCCGTGAACGTCCGCTTTACCGGATTTGTTCGGAGCTCCATAACCGATCACCGTTTTCACTTCAATCAATGTCGGCTTGTCTGATGCGTCTTTGGCTTGTGCTATTTTTTCAGACAAATCATCCAAGACATTGCCGTCATCTACGCGCAAATAGTTCCAGCCGTATGATTCAAAACGCTTTTGAATATTTTCAGAGAAACTTTTACCGAGTGGACCATCTAATGAAATGTCATTGCTGTCATACAGCACGACCAATTTATTTAATTTCAAATGGCCAGCAAGAGAAATCGCTTCTCCAGCAACGCCTTCCATTAAATCTCCATCACCGCATAATGCGAAAGTGTTATGATCCACGACGTTTAAGCCGTTTTTATTGTATGTAGCCGCTAGATGGCGCTCAGCCATGGCCATGCCAACTGCCATACCAATTCCTTGACCAAGAGGTCCGGTTGTTGCTTCAACGCCTGTAGTGTGGCCATATTCTGGATGTCCTGGTGTTTTTGAATCCCATTGGCGGAAGTTTTTGATTTCATCCATTTCCAAGCCATAGCCGCTCAAATGCAACAGGCTGTATAAAAGCATCGAACCGTGTCCTGCCGATAACACGAAGCGGTCGCGATTAAACCAGTCCGGATTTTTCGGGTTATGATTCATGTGTTTAGTCCACAATGTATATGCCATTGGAGCTGCGCCCATTGGCAATCCTGGATGACCAGAATTTGCTTTTTCAATAGCATCGATGGAAAGTGTACGAATTGTAGTCACTGCAAGTTGATCTGCGTGGGTTGACATAGTAACATCCTCTCTGAAACAAAAATTTAATCCCTTTCTAGTTTAGTCAACTATAGAAAAGAATACAATGGAAAAGAGAATAAGTATTTAATTCAAATACTTATTCTCTCGAATATTTTTGACCTTTTCCGGCGTTACGTCGTTTCCGTTGGGATCAATCACTTTTACATTTTCAATTGTACCGCGCATTGTTTTACGGAAAGTCTCTAGGTATTCCTGGCGCAAAGAAGATTGCTCTTTCGCTTCTTCCTTCGATAACCCAGAAGTTTTCGATTTACGTGACAGTTGATTTATTCGACTTAATTTATCTGGTGACAACATAGACATCCACCTTTCTTCTTTTCATATGGTACAAAAAAAGTCAGGTTTTCGCAACGTTTTAGTCTTCCATCAGCTTTTCATACTCTTTATATCGTCGATGAACTGTCGCTTTGCTCGCCTGGTAACCAAAGCCCTGGAGTGTAACAGCGATTTCGCTGAAAGTCAGTCCATTGGTCTTCAGACTGACAATTTGATCAATGGGCAAATCTAAACGCTCTCGACCATCAGGATTTCCTTTTCCTTTTAAATTCCTCTCTGGTTTATAGCCATTTTCTACAGCGCGTTTCATCCCACGTTTAATTTTAGCATTATGTATTTTACGCTGATATTCTTCCACAATCGCCAAAATTTCAAGAACCATGTCGTCCATATCATTTAGTGCAATTGGCCCTCGATCTGATAAAGTATAGACTTCTACACCATATTTTTTCATGACATGTAAAAGTGCTATCCTGGCATGTCCCCTGCCCAAGCGGGTTTCATCCTGGATAAATACTGCATCAATCTTTTCTGTCTTGATGCTGTTCAACATCTCCAACAGCCCTTCACGGTCCATTTCGTATCCACTGTGTTGATCGACAAAAATACCGTCTACTTTATAGGATTTTTCAAATGCAAACTTTATCAGCTCTTCTTCCTGTCTCTCAAGAGATGATTCCTGTGTATCTTTGGTCGTGCTGACACGGCAATAAATTAATGCACTTTTCTTCATTCAGCATCACCTGCAAATTTAGTGGTCTCATCAGGAGCAAATTTTAATTGGTCACTGGGAATCTTAAGAGATTGCCCTGCAATAATTTGGGGTGTAGAAAGATTATTTTCTTTCATAATCTCTTCTATCCATTCATGATGAGGAGTTGTACCGCTGAACGATTCTGCTAAAGTCCAGAGTGTATCGCCTTCTTCTATTTCAACTTGGCTCATTTGTGCACTAATTGTATTATGGGACAGGATTGCATAAAAAGTAAACACCATAATTAGAACGAAAAATAAGATTAGGTAAGAATTTTGTCGGATGATTGTCATTTAAATCGCCTCCTGAGAATGTGTGTTCGGAATGTATGTTCTCATAATAAAGCGAACAAGTGTTTTTGTCAACAATAAAATTCGAACCTATGTTTGCATTTCATTGCCCGAGTTGGTATACTATTGGTAGAAATCTAGTAGAATTACTCAAATGAGGTGAAACTGTTGAAAAAAGTATCCAAACGCCAAGAAGACATCCTAACGTTCATAAAAGAAGAAGTTCGCCTAAAAGGCTATCCACCGTCCGTTCGTGAAATTGGTGAGGCAGTTGGTCTGGCATCCAGTTCGACTGTACATGGGCACTTGGCACGACTTGAAAGTAAAGGCCTGATCCGCCGGGACCCAACAAAACCGAGAGCAATTGAAGTAATCAGCACTGATGAAGCATTAATTGATAAAAGTCCGGTTTTACATGTCCCGTTGATTGGTAAAGTAACTGCCGGTATTCCGATTACGGCAATTGAAAATGTTGAAGAGTACTTCCCTCTTCCTCAAAGCTACGGCACAGAAGATGACCACATCTTTATGCTAGAAATCGCGGGTGAAAGTATGATTGAAGCCGGCATTCTAAACGGCGATTATGTAGTCGTTAAACAGCAGCAAACTGCCAATAATGGTGATATCGTTGTAGCAATGACAACAGAAGACGAAGCGACAGTGAAACGTTTCTTCCGCGAAGAAAATTATTTTCGCCTGCAACCCGAGAATTCGTCAATGGATCCAATCATTGTGGATCAAGTTTCCATTCTCGGAAAAGTCGTTGGCGTTTACCGTCAGATACACTAAAAAACACCGGGAAAATTTTCCCGGTGTTTTTTATATTCTCCCTATGTAAACAAAATTGTTTGTTCACTGCTTGCTGCAGCTAAAAGCTAAAATTACTGGAATCCGCTTTCTTCTAGTGAATTCTTTATCATCCTCGAAATTCTGTTGTTTTGGCATTCCTTCTTGGAGATCTGTAACAATGAATCCTGCCTTTCTTAAAGCCGTGAAATAGCTTTCGGTGGTCCTATGATACTTGACCACTATTTTATCAATCCACGGTTCTTGCCGTTCCCCTTCTTCAAAATAATCATCAACTATCCAGTTGCTTCTTCTCTCTCCAGAGTTTTTACTTTCAAAAGAACAAGTCGTCAGCGGATGCTGGACACTAAAGACGAACTTTCCTTTGGTTTTTAACGTGTGGTAAATTTTCTTAAACAACTGCTCTATGTCGGGCAAGTAATGGACCGCCAAGCGCGAAGCGACAATGTCATAGCTTTCTTTCGGATATTCGAATGATTCTATTGTGGTCAACGTAATGCGCGCATCCAGCCCCTCCAGATTTTGTTCTGCCAGACTTCCCATCTTTAGAGATCCTTCGACCCCGTGGTAGTAATCTGCACCAGCCCGCAGAAGCTCTTTCCCAAACAAGGCATCTCCACAACCTAAATCCAGTATTTTCTTTTTTTTGAACGCTCCAAGGAGCTCAAAAATCACTGGCTTTTCAATGCTGTTATTTGGACTATCAATTCGATTTCTTCTTTGCAGGTAGTTTGCTAAAAAATCTTTTTCTTCGTATGCGCTTGAACCTTTGAAATTCATCTAATCCCTCCACCGTCAGATTGATTGCTTTAAATATGGGCTCAAAAAAAAGGGCTGCACTGGCAGCACCTTCCGCACAGCTTACCGAGAAGAAACCTTCTACAATTCGCTGACTTTTATATATTTAACCAAATTGATTGTAATACGATAAATATGGCCTGTCTCCACATTAGAAATTTCATAAGTACCATTGGAAGGAATTTTACTCAATGCCGACTCTTTGTCCACGGCCTGGACATTATGAACAATGGTATTTCCATGATCAAAATTAAATTCTACTTGAAATGATTTCATGCAATGGCCTCCTTCAAACTATTTACTTTGTCTCCGTAAATTAGTTTACCATATCCCAGGCGTTATTGCTGTTTGTATAGTTCCTTATACATGATCACTTTTAGCGCCAGCATTTCTTCTTCACTTAGATCTTCTTCCAATTCCTGAATCACTTGTTCTGCGGACATTGTGCCATCTTCAATCCCTGACTTCATTTTAGCTAAGTTGCTTATCCCCACCTTTTTAATCACTGTACCGGCAGCATCACCGCTTGTTTTGAATGGTAAGGCTTTGCTCTCTTGTTCCGCGACTTGGGCTTCTTCTACGTATTCTAGCATTTCCGGATCATTTTCTACATACTCCACTATTTTCTCCATCTGGCCACTGTCTCGCAGTTTCTCGGTCGCTTCTGCAACAAAATGATCTGTTGAAAGATCTGGACCTATAACATACACGCCTATTCCTCCAAATGAAAAGAATATTAGGAAGATAATAATTGCCATCAGAAAGCGCATGCTGTCCCCTCCTTCTTTTTTAGATTATTATAACATTTTACGAAAATAAGTGTATAAAGTTACCAAAAAAGAAGAATCCCGTTCCTAGTTCTTTACAGAACAGGAGCCGAGATCCTCTTTTAGTTAAGCATATGCATTAATGCATCATCGTTTCTGCTGCTCAGCAATCCACCAGTCAATGTGTTCTAAGTTAAAAATCACAACATCCTGGTACGCTTTGCGGTGCGGAATCTTTCTTTTAG
This window harbors:
- a CDS encoding YneF family protein: MDTWIWIVIVIVALLAGVALGFFIARRYMMKYLQDNPPINEEMLRIMMMQMGQKPSQKKINQMMAQMNKASTKPGKPAKK
- the tkt gene encoding transketolase — its product is MSTHADQLAVTTIRTLSIDAIEKANSGHPGLPMGAAPMAYTLWTKHMNHNPKNPDWFNRDRFVLSAGHGSMLLYSLLHLSGYGLEMDEIKNFRQWDSKTPGHPEYGHTTGVEATTGPLGQGIGMAVGMAMAERHLAATYNKNGLNVVDHNTFALCGDGDLMEGVAGEAISLAGHLKLNKLVVLYDSNDISLDGPLGKSFSENIQKRFESYGWNYLRVDDGNVLDDLSEKIAQAKDASDKPTLIEVKTVIGYGAPNKSGKADVHGAPLGEDEMKLVKEYYEWTFDRDFHVPEEVYETFEQATEELGAKAESEWNELYARYKSAHPELAEQLQMAIRGELPENFDADFPTYEVGKKQATRSSSGDMINAIAKTVPSFFGGSADLAGSNKTNIKDAGDFDAEHPEGRNIWFGVREFAMGTALNGMALHGGLHVFGGTFFVFSDYVRPAIRLAALMGLPVTYVFTHDSVAVGEDGPTHEPVEQLASLRAMPNLSVVRPADANETKAAWRLALTAKTTPTLLVLSRQDLPILENSAELAEVGVEKGAYVVSPAKNPQALLLATGSEVSLAVEAQKQLAEEGISVSVVSMPSWDRFEKQDKEYKQSVIPKTVKKRLAIEVGTSFGWDRYTGDEGDILAIDRFGASAPGDRIMEELGFTADNVASKVKDLINEN
- a CDS encoding DUF896 domain-containing protein — protein: MLSPDKLSRINQLSRKSKTSGLSKEEAKEQSSLRQEYLETFRKTMRGTIENVKVIDPNGNDVTPEKVKNIRENKYLN
- a CDS encoding YneB family resolvase-like protein; this translates as MKKSALIYCRVSTTKDTQESSLERQEEELIKFAFEKSYKVDGIFVDQHSGYEMDREGLLEMLNSIKTEKIDAVFIQDETRLGRGHARIALLHVMKKYGVEVYTLSDRGPIALNDMDDMVLEILAIVEEYQRKIHNAKIKRGMKRAVENGYKPERNLKGKGNPDGRERLDLPIDQIVSLKTNGLTFSEIAVTLQGFGYQASKATVHRRYKEYEKLMED
- the yneA gene encoding cell division suppressor protein YneA, with translation MTIIRQNSYLILFFVLIMVFTFYAILSHNTISAQMSQVEIEEGDTLWTLAESFSGTTPHHEWIEEIMKENNLSTPQIIAGQSLKIPSDQLKFAPDETTKFAGDAE
- the lexA gene encoding transcriptional repressor LexA; the protein is MKKVSKRQEDILTFIKEEVRLKGYPPSVREIGEAVGLASSSTVHGHLARLESKGLIRRDPTKPRAIEVISTDEALIDKSPVLHVPLIGKVTAGIPITAIENVEEYFPLPQSYGTEDDHIFMLEIAGESMIEAGILNGDYVVVKQQQTANNGDIVVAMTTEDEATVKRFFREENYFRLQPENSSMDPIIVDQVSILGKVVGVYRQIH
- a CDS encoding class I SAM-dependent DNA methyltransferase → MNFKGSSAYEEKDFLANYLQRRNRIDSPNNSIEKPVIFELLGAFKKKKILDLGCGDALFGKELLRAGADYYHGVEGSLKMGSLAEQNLEGLDARITLTTIESFEYPKESYDIVASRLAVHYLPDIEQLFKKIYHTLKTKGKFVFSVQHPLTTCSFESKNSGERRSNWIVDDYFEEGERQEPWIDKIVVKYHRTTESYFTALRKAGFIVTDLQEGMPKQQNFEDDKEFTRRKRIPVILAFSCSKQ